A region from the Cannabis sativa cultivar Pink pepper isolate KNU-18-1 chromosome 9, ASM2916894v1, whole genome shotgun sequence genome encodes:
- the LOC115721874 gene encoding putative disease resistance RPP13-like protein 1, translating into MACCGCEEIVSTILKQCLKLVLKICIEEINQNLIKPTCRFSAVTINLEASLLEVERKIIAAEKVQLQYIFKYLVNSSENESAEHVLKNWFPELKRFYYDMYDLVDKLRTAKLMSQMESEAASNNNVCCLKFHRLSLHRQIILAMKGLGVNSEQFMVDADKWAYDPNSVKESIWLLKEIPYSSEATDVIGRDSDKRILISKLENNVDNTTISIWGMGGVGKTALARDVYKDGYVTSKFDKMIWVSATNKYDLGPIMAAIMEALGQPAVFLEIENSVASFIEKVKRKKLFLVLDDVCLHLEGSAGLNPWRRLISAFMTSSPSSRILVTTQNYQVANMFGADRMIHLELLSENDCWSIINSVASLSDAEINSQSGDIRSELERKCSGSPLVASILANKLLGETTTQGWERVLQSEIGTKAFVPFLHNYYHLTRTQQLCFSYCSIFPKSYEIEREDVVELWMSQSYFRDMGPDGSSGLKCFNDLVDASLFQHCSRDYAGNIIKCKMHLLVYEFVQFLIDREHVERNDTLVLEALDHTLRPTPWKNVKTLRTLFVVPTIDRVNSAPPPLRCDVLVKLTCLRTLNMSHCNIKKLPDKIGDLVHLRYLNLSGNPLKKLPNGLCYLLNLQTLRLKGCKNLKMLPEKIGNLALNFCHLYIEGCQTLTALPKEIRKLTCLRVLDMFVVPSPEYLQNYEALMLEDLNQLPSIQGNCHIYWCGNLENVPAPRLSDIKFVSVKLNFEDSGQRRYEDHADEDILNTLQPHVGLMSLEIRGSRGLQYPNWINSLNCLRSIVLCGCRNWPTLPALGNLPSLVSLRIENMSRVANVNLQFLGTEYNSRGERSISFPKLKELHFASLPSWGTWETPNNRDRVVMPCLASLQLSDCVNLGELPDFLQRMTQLQHLTINNCTIVSQRCIAGPRVDWHKISHVPNIQIDGQTPNLCGNDPIGRPQRPPRSHRLVDIYHPIFIFISFLLFIFVFVSSQSRQIMLLLSNLFRL; encoded by the coding sequence ATGGCTTGTTGTGGCTGCGAAGAAATTGTCTCAACTATATTGAAACAATGCCTAAAACTAGTTTTGAAGATTTGTATAGAAGAGATTAACCAAAATCTGATTAAGCCCACTTGCAGATTCAGTGCAGTAACCATTAATCTGGAGGCTAGTCTTTTGGAGGTTGAAAGAAAGATCATTGCCGCAGAGAAAGTTCAGCTCCAATACATTTTTAAATACTTGGTGAATTCTTCAGAAAATGAATCTGCAGAGCACGTGTTGAAGAATTGGTTTCCAGAGCTGAAACGTTTCTACTACGACATGTATGATTTGGTGGATAAGTTGAGAACAGCCAAGCTCATGTCACAGATGGAGAGTGAAGCCGCTTCCAACAACAACGTCTGCTGCCTTAAATTTCACCGTCTCAGTCTGCATCGACAAATCATTTTAGCCATGAAAGGCCTAGGTGTGAATTCAGAGCAATTTATGGTGGATGCAGATAAATGGGCGTACGATCCGAACTCAGTTAAAGAATCCATTTGGCTTTTGAAGGAAATTCCATACTCATCGGAAGCTACGGATGTGATTGGTCGAGATTCAGACAAGCGTATTTTGATAAGTAAGCTGGAAAATAATGTTGACAATACAACAATTTCTATTTGGGGAATGGGTGGAGTGGGGAAGACCGCTCTTGCCCGTGATGTATATAAAGACGGCTATGTGACAAGCAAGTTTGATAAAATGATTTGGGTTTCTGCAACAAATAAATATGACTTGGGTCCAATAATGGCAGCCATTATGGAAGCTCTAGGACAACCTGCTGTATTTTTAGAAATAGAAAATTCAGTAGCTTCATTTATCGAGAAggtaaagagaaaaaaattgttTCTTGTTTTAGATGATGTATGCCTACACTTAGAGGGCAGTGCTGGATTGAACCCGTGGCGGCGACTAATAAGTGCTTTTATGACCAGTAGTCCATCAAGTAGAATTTTGGTGACAACGCAAAATTACCAGGTGGCAAACATGTTTGGAGCTGACAGAATGATTCACCTTGAATTGTTGTCTGAAAATGATTGTTGGTCCATAATAAATTCGGTAGCCTCTCTTTCAGATGCGGAAATCAACAGCCAATCAGGAGACATTCGTTCAGAGTTAGAGCGCAAATGCAGCGGTTCGCCTCTTGTTGCAAGCATTTTGGCTAACAAATTGCTCGGCGAAACAACTACACAAGGTTGGGAGAGAGTTTTGCAAAGTGAAATAGGAACAAAAGCATTTGTTCCGTTTTTGCACAACTACTATCATTTGACTCGTACTCAACAGCTTTGTTTCTCTTACTGTTCAATTTTTCCAAAAAGCTACGAGATTGAAAGAGAAGATGTAGTGGAGTTGTGGATGTCACAAAGCTATTTCAGAGATATGGGTCCTGATGGATCAAGTGGTCTAAAGTGCTTCAATGATCTAGTAGATGCAAGTTTGTTTCAACATTGTTCAAGAGATTACGCTGGAAACATCATCAAGTGCAAGATGCATTTGTTGGTGTATGAGTTCGTACAATTTCTCATAGACCGTGAACATGTTGAGCGAAATGACACTTTGGTATTGGAAGCACTAGATCACACCTTACGTCCGACACCGTGGAAGAATGTAAAGACATTACGAACACTCTTTGTTGTGCCAACAATAGATCGGGTGAATTCTGCTCCGCCTCCTCTGAGATGTGATGTTTTGGTGAAGCTTACTTGTCTTAGGACATTAAACATGAGTCATTGCAACATTAAGAAACTACCAGACAAGATTGGAGACTTAGTGCATCTCCGATATCTAAATTTATCAGGTAATCCTTTGAAAAAATTACCTAATGGATTATGTTATTTGCTTAATTTGCAAACATTGCGACTGAAAGGATGCAAAAATCTTAAAATGCTACCAGAAAAGATAGGAAATTTGGCCTTAAACTTCTGTCATTTGTATATCGAAGGATGCCAGACATTGACGGCATTGCCCAAAGAGATTAGAAAATTAACATGCCTTCGGGTGCTGGATATGTTTGTTGTACCTTCCCCTGAGTATCTACAAAACTATGAGGCATTGATGCTTGAGGATTTGAACCAGTTACCAAGTATTCAAGGGAATTGTCATATATATTGGTGCGGAAATCTTGAAAATGTACCTGCTCCTAGATTAAGCGATATCAAGTTTGTCAGTGTGAAGTTGAATTTCGAAGACAGCGGCCAAAGAAGATATGAGGACCATGCCGACGAAGACATACTCAATACTCTGCAGCCACATGTAGGATTGATGTCTCTAGAGATCAGAGGATCTAGAGGCTTACAATACCCGAATTGGATAAACTCGCTGAATTGTTTGAGAAGTATTGTACTATGTGGTTGCCGAAATTGGCCTACATTGCCTGCATTGGGAAATTTACCATCACTTGTGTCACTTCGAATAGAAAACATGAGTAGAGTGGCAAATGTGAATCTTCAGTTCTTGGGAACAGAGTATAATAGTAGAGGAGAGAGATCAATATCATTTCCAAAGTTAAAAGAACTACATTTTGCTTCCTTGCCTAGTTGGGGAACGTGGGAAACACCCAATAACAGGGACAGAGTAGTGATGCCTTGCCTTGCTTCTTTGCAACTTTCAGATTGTGTCAACCTTGGTGAACTACCAGACTTCCTCCAAAGAATGACACAACTGCAGCATTTAACCATCAATAATTGTACAATTGTCAGCCAACGTTGCATTGCAGGCCCAAGAGTGGATTGGCATAAGATTTCTCATGTCCCAAATATCCAAATCGATGGACAAACACCAAATCTGTGTGGGAATGATCCCATAGGTAGACCACAAAGACCACCAAGGTCACATCGATTGGTGGATATTTATCAtccaattttcatttttatttcttttctactttttatttttgtttttgtatctTCGCAAAGTAGACAAATAATGTTGTTGTTATCTAATTTATTTAGATTATAG
- the LOC115723272 gene encoding oil body-associated protein 1A has translation MSCPHPVVAGEPTQTCTALLETATAAIQGFGPINQIHQHLCAFHYYGDDMTRQVEAHHFCAHQNEEMRQCLIYDSPAADARLIGVEYLVSENLFMTLPDEEKPLWHSHEYEVKSGILFMPGIPGPIQRKDLEKVAKTYGKTYHFWQVDRGDALPLGLPQLMMSFTEDGQLHDHLAKDVQKRFGVNYEEEREKRAYMKGPDHGIHPKANGGGKGLKTVLRETDCGPAPGPHVHNTTVPRVFV, from the exons ATGTCCTGCCCCCACCCAGTTGTTGCCGGAGAGCCCACTCAGACCTGTACTGCCCTCCTCGAAACTGCCACTGCCGCCATCCAGGGTTTCGGCCCCATCAATCAAATTCACCAGCACCTCTGCGC ATTCCACTACTATGGCGATGACATGACAAGACAAGTAGAGGCGCACCACTTTTGCGCACACCAAAACGAAGAGATGCGGCAGTGCCTGATCTACGACAGCCCTGCCGCGGACGCTCGGCTTATTGGTGTGGAGTACCTTGTGTCGGAGAATCTGTTCATGACGCTGCCAGACGAGGAGAAGCCATTGTGGCACTCCCACGAGTATGAGGTGAAGAGCGGGATCCTGTTCATGCCAGGGATCCCTGGCCCCATCCAGCGCAAGGACTTGGAAAAGGTTGCCAAGACTTATGGCAAGACTTACCATTTTTGGCAGGTCGACCGGGGTGATGCTCTTCCTCTTGGCCTCCCTCAACTCATGATGTCCTTCACCGAAGATGGCCAGCTTCATGATCACCTTGCCAAAG ATGTTCAAAAACGTTTCGGAGTTAACTATGAGGAGGAGAGAGAGAAGAGGGCTTACATGAAAGGACCTGATCATGGGATACATCCAAAAGCAAATGGAGGAGGAAAAGGCCTGAAGACTGTTCTCAGAGAGACCGACTGTGGGCCTGCTCCAGGTCCACATGTCCATAATACGACTGTTCCTAGGGTCTTCGTTTGA
- the LOC115723271 gene encoding pentatricopeptide repeat-containing protein At5g66520 has product MFSYKPNPKPVLSLSSNLIICHSSPSTPTPIFPSVNRTKQSHARIIVSGLVGHANLMAHLLLSLALSPSPPLRYSLSIYQNFKYPSVFATNNLIRCFAKSDSPSHSIVLYSSMLRKHAKPNNHTFTFLFQACSKALGMEEGAQVHAHVVKYGLADDLFIRNALINFYSACSRLECSKKVFEESLSNRDLVTWNTMLACFVRDGKIDLAEEVFDEMPERDVISWSTIITGYVQSGLLEQALKLFRDVMEKRLRINEAMLVSVLSAAAQLGLLEYGKLVHSVAKSLKFPMTTPLGTSLIDMYAKCGCIEQSKLLFNNMPQKDIWTWNVMICGLATHGLAKEAIALFEIFINEGFAPATVTFIGVLSACSRAGLVKEGRHYFKLMTQDYGIEPEMEHYGCMVDLLGRAGFVNEAVELIDKMQVTPDPVLWATLLGACKIYGYAELGEEIGHKLIKLDPSHSGHYVQLSTIYAKSNKWEEVIRVRRLMIERNTNKTTGWSLIEAHGRVHKFVAGDREHDRFMEIHKMLETIGTRIAEAGYSPNISSVLHDIGDEEKEIVIKEHSERLAIAFGLLVIPDGECIRVVKNLRVCEDCHEVTKFISKVFEREIIVRDGSRFHHFKDGTCSCGDFW; this is encoded by the coding sequence ATGTTTTCTTATAAACCGAACCCAAAACCTGTCCTCTCTCTTTCATCCAACCTAATAATATGTCATTCTTCTCCTTCAACTCCAACCCCTATATTTCCATCTGTCAACCGAACCAAGCAATCCCATGCGCGCATCATCGTTTCTGGCCTCGTCGGCCATGCCAACCTCATGGCTCATCTCCTTCTTTCTCTCGCTCTTTCCCCTTCTCCCCCACTTCGATATTCTCTCTCCATTTACCAAAATTTCAAGTACCCTTCTGTCTTCGCCACCAATAACTTGATACGTTGCTTTGCCAAGAGCGATTCTCCCAGTCACTCTATTGTTTTGTACTCCTCCATGTTGCGAAAACATGCCAAACCCAATAACCATACTTTTACATTTTTGTTCCAAGCTTGTAGCAAGGCTTTGGGTATGGAGGAAGGAGCCCAAGTTCATGCTCACGTTGTGAAATACGGTCTTGCTGATGATTTGTTCATTCGAAATGCTTTGATCAACTTCTATTCTGCTTGCTCTAGATTAGAGTGTTCGAAAAAGGTGTTTGAGGAGAGCTTGAGTAACCGAGATTTGGTTACTTGGAATACAATGCTGGCGTGTTTTGTGAGAGATGGAAAAATTGATCTCGCGGAGGAAGTGTTCGATGAAATGCCTGAAAGAGATGTTATCTCTTGGAGCACCATAATAACGGGTTATGTACAAAGTGGGCTTCTAGAGCAAGCATTGAAGCTTTTTAGAGACGTAATGGAAAAAAGATTGAGGATAAATGAGGCCATGTTAGTGTCGGTTCTCTCAGCGGCAGCTCAATTAGGTTTGCTTGAATATGGGAAATTAGTTCATTCGGTTGCCAAATCGTTGAAATTTCCTATGACTACTCCCCTTGGGACATCGTTAATTGACATGTATGCAAAGTGTGGATGCATTGAGCAGTCTAAACTTTTGTTTAACAACATGCCCCAGAAAGATATTTGGACGTGGAATGTTATGATCTGTGGTTTGGCAACGCATGGACTTGCCAAAGAAGCTATTGCTCTCTTCGAAATCTTCATAAATGAAGGTTTCGCTCCAGCCACTGTTACTTTCATTGGGGTTTTGAGTGCCTGCAGCAGAGCTGGTTTGGTGAAGGAGGGAAGgcattattttaagttaatgaCCCAGGATTATGGGATTGAACCAGAGATGGAGCATTATGGATGCATGGTTGATCTCTTGGGTCGAGCTGGTTTCGTAAATGAAGCTGTTGAATTGATTGACAAGATGCAAGTGACACCAGACCCTGTATTGTGGGCAACATTGCTTGGTGCTTGCAAGATTTATGGATATGCAGAGCTGGGTGAAGAGATTGGTCATAAGTTAATCAAATTGGATCCAAGCCACAGTGGGCATTATGTGCAGTTGTCTACAATATATGCCAAGTCAAACAAATGGGAAGAGGTTATTAGAGTTAGGAGATTGATGATTGAGAGAAACACTAATAAAACTACTGGTTGGAGCTTGATAGAAGCACATGGGAGAGTTCACAAGTTTGTTGCCGGTGATAGAGAACATGACCGTTTTATGGAAATTCATAAAATGCTTGAAACAATAGGTACACGAATTGCAGAAGCCGGTTACTCACCAAACATTTCTTCTGTGCTGCATGACATTGGAGATGAAGAGAAAGAGATTGTGATCAAAGAACACAGTGAGAGGCTAGCGATTGCTTTTGGATTGTTAGTAATTCCGGATGGGGAATGCATACGAGTTGTAAAAAATTTAAGAGTTTGTGAGGATTGTCATGAGGTAACCAAGTTTATCTCAAAAGTGTTTGAAAGAGAGATCATAGTGAGAGATGGGAGCAGATTTCACCATTTTAAAGATGGAACTTGTTCTTGTGGTGATTTTTGGTAG